A region from the Aegilops tauschii subsp. strangulata cultivar AL8/78 chromosome 5, Aet v6.0, whole genome shotgun sequence genome encodes:
- the LOC109767529 gene encoding pentatricopeptide repeat-containing protein At1g59720, chloroplastic/mitochondrial: MAPSLAGTPLPTTSSHPSRPSSSSVQLLRSLARSRRADLAHRALLLFRSLHASPSPPPPHFSLPAALSAASFLSALPEGRQLHALAAKLALAPAHTVVANSLLHLYASCGLPDAALALFRLIPAKSLVSWNTAIDALASNGDHLGALDLFREMQRDTTLPPDAYTVQSVLGACAGAGALSLGVYAHALLLRQLGGHGDVSRDVLINNSLVDLYGKCGAVELARQVFDRMPERDITSWNVAILTLANHGCVRESVELFDRMTRAENVVPNAITFVAVLSACNHGGMVEEGRRYFEMMVSEYRIRPRIEHYGCMVDILARAGFIEEALDVVSGMNCRPDAIIWRSLLDACSRQNAGVELSEAMAKLALDVPDDAVSGVYVLLSRVYAFAQKWNDVGMVRRLMSDEGLKKEPGFSSIEMDGLVHQFVAGDTSHPWSEEIYAKLDEIEQRLASSGYKPDLSEARMVAGMDHTKGAALRLHSERLAISFGLLKATPGAPIRILKNLRVCKDCHTISKLISELYGVEIIVRDRIRFHHFKDGACSCKDYW; the protein is encoded by the coding sequence ATGGCCCCCTCCCTCGCCGGCACGCCGCTCCCCACCACCTCCTCTCACCCcagccgcccctcctcctcctccgtccaGCTCCTCCGCTCGCTCGCGCGCTCCCGCCGCGCGGACCTCgcccaccgcgcgctcctcctctTCCGCTCCCTCCACGCCtccccgtcgcccccgcccccGCACTTCTCCCTCCCGGCGGcgctctccgccgcctccttcctCTCCGCGCTCCCCGAGGGCCGCCAGCTCCACGCGCTAGCGGCCAAGCTCGCGCTCGCCCCGGCCCACACCGTCGTCGCCAACTCCCTCCTCCACCTCTACGCCTCCTGCGGCCTCCCCGACGCCGCGCTCGCGCTCTTCCGGCTCATCCCCGCCAAGTCCCTCGTCTCCTGGAACACCGCCATCGACGCGCTCGCCAGCAACGGCGACCACCTCGGCGCGCTCGACCTCTTCCGGGAGATGCAGCGGGACACGACCCTCCCGCCCGACGCCTACACCGTGCAGAGCGTCCTCGGCGCGTGCGCCGGCGCGGGCGCGCTCTCGCTCGGGGTCTAcgcgcacgcgctgctgctgcgCCAGCTCGGGGGCCACGGCGACGTGTCCCGTGACGTGCTCATCAACAACTCGCTCGTGGACCTGTATGGCAAGTGCGGGGCCGTCGAGCTCGCGCGGCAGGTGTTCGACCGGATGCCCGAGCGGGACATCACGTCGTGGAACGTGGCGATCCTCACGCTCGCCAACCACGGATGCGTGCGCGAGTCCGTGGAGCTGTTTGATCGGATGACGCGGGCCGAGAATGTTGTGCCGAACGCAATCACGTTCGTCGCGGTTCTTAGCGCGTGCAACCATGGCGGGATGGTGGAGGAAGGCAGAAGATACTTCGAGATGATGGTCAGCGAGTACAGGATCAGGCCGAGGATCGAGCACTACGGGTGCATGGTGGACATATTGGCACGAGCTGGCTTCATCGAAGAGGCTCTGGATGTCGTGTCTGGCATGAACTGCCGGCCCGATGCCATCATCTGGAGGAGCCTGCTGGACGCATGCTCCAGGCAGAACGCCGGGGTAGAGCTTAGCGAGGCCATGGCCAAGCTGGCACTTGATGTTCCGGATGATGCTGTCAGCGGTGTCTACGTCCTGCTCTCAAGGGTCTACGCATTCGCACAGAAGTGGAACGACGTGGGCATGGTCCGGCGGTTGATGAGCGACGAGGGTCTCAAAAAGGAGCCAGGTTTCAGCTCCATTGAAATGGATGGCCTGGTTCATCAGTTTGTCGCAGGCGACACGTCACACCCTTGGTCGGAGGAGATATATGCGAAGCTGGATGAGATCGAGCAGAGGCTTGCGTCCTCTGGATACAAGCCAGACTTATCAGAGGCTCGTATGGTTGCTGGCATGGACCATACCAAGGGCGCCGCCCTCCGCTTGCACAGTGAGCGGCTAGCCATATCGTTTGGTTTGCTCAAGGCGACACCCGGTGCACCTATTCGGATCCTGAAGAACCTGAGGGTGTGCAAAGACTGCCATACTATCAGCAAGCTCATATCAGAGCTCTATGGTGTTGAGATCATTGTTAGGGACCGGATTCGGTTTCACCATTTCAAGGATGGAGCATGTTCCTGCAAAGATTACTGGTGA